A genomic segment from Microbulbifer elongatus encodes:
- a CDS encoding isochorismate synthase: MHRTPEFLFMSSHCGIRAHGIYERLCLPVRAASETGKPGGARLRAESESCTRSTANEQAFHTRLREAFQRARSAGIANPIAIGAIPFDQTRPAQLSIPRSYEMFSRALEVEQSCGLESIQSGAKKTGAEKSARHVLHSNSVPDEARFKQAVCQAIANFKLSDIRKAVLSRVLDLELDGPLDRDAFFQHLLMQNPTGYHFRLPLDDGSQLIGASPELLLRRQGSEVFSNPLAGSARRQVDPEQDRKVSEKLSRSSKDAYEHSLVIEDIRAQLQPLCAELAVPGAPQLMHTRAMWHLSTPIRGILRDPGLTALQVACRLHPTPALCGFPSREAHKLIQLVEPFERGLFGGIVGWCDAEGNGEWAVAIRCGIFTDSHAQLFAGAGIVEDSDPDSEWRETQAKLQTMLSALGVDPEQPCKAKIDAQSVGQSARAKSEDGAQQTGHKVSHAARKHSVDKAGVRA; encoded by the coding sequence ATGCATCGCACACCTGAATTTCTGTTTATGTCCTCTCACTGCGGCATACGCGCACATGGGATCTACGAGCGTCTTTGCCTGCCGGTACGCGCGGCGTCGGAAACCGGCAAGCCAGGCGGTGCTCGGCTGCGTGCGGAAAGTGAGTCTTGTACCCGCTCCACTGCCAATGAACAAGCCTTCCATACACGCTTGCGGGAAGCGTTCCAGCGCGCGCGGAGTGCGGGCATTGCCAACCCAATCGCCATTGGCGCTATTCCATTTGACCAGACCCGTCCGGCGCAACTGTCGATCCCGCGCAGTTACGAAATGTTCTCTCGTGCACTGGAGGTCGAGCAGAGTTGCGGCCTCGAAAGTATCCAGTCAGGCGCTAAAAAAACGGGTGCTGAAAAAAGCGCTCGTCATGTGCTCCACAGCAATAGTGTACCGGACGAGGCTCGCTTCAAGCAGGCAGTGTGCCAGGCCATTGCCAACTTCAAGCTGAGTGACATTCGCAAGGCTGTTCTGTCGCGTGTGCTGGATCTGGAGCTGGACGGCCCCCTGGATCGGGATGCATTTTTTCAGCACTTGCTGATGCAAAATCCAACGGGCTATCACTTCCGCCTACCTCTTGACGATGGCTCGCAATTGATTGGTGCTAGCCCCGAGCTGTTGCTGCGCCGACAGGGGAGCGAAGTGTTCTCCAATCCACTGGCAGGCTCTGCCCGCCGTCAGGTGGATCCGGAACAGGATAGGAAGGTTAGCGAAAAGCTCAGTCGGTCCAGCAAGGATGCCTACGAACACAGCCTGGTGATCGAGGATATTCGCGCACAGCTGCAACCGCTGTGTGCGGAGCTCGCTGTGCCGGGCGCGCCGCAGCTGATGCACACACGCGCCATGTGGCACCTCTCCACGCCAATCCGCGGCATCCTCCGCGACCCAGGCCTTACCGCACTGCAGGTGGCCTGTCGACTGCATCCGACACCGGCCCTGTGCGGATTCCCGAGCCGCGAAGCACATAAGCTGATTCAGCTGGTGGAACCGTTTGAGCGCGGTCTGTTCGGCGGTATCGTTGGTTGGTGTGATGCCGAGGGCAATGGCGAGTGGGCGGTGGCCATCCGCTGTGGCATTTTTACCGACTCCCACGCGCAACTGTTTGCCGGTGCCGGAATTGTCGAAGACTCGGACCCGGATAGTGAGTGGCGGGAAACCCAGGCAAAACTGCAGACCATGTTGAGTGCACTGGGTGTCGATCCGGAACAGCCCTGCAAAGCGAAAATTGATGCCCAGTCGGTCGGACAATCGGCCCGCGCAAAAAGCGAAGACGGCGCCCAGCAGACTGGCCACAAAGTCAGCCATGCGGCACGCAAGCATTCCGTAGATAAAGCAGGTGTGCGGGCATGA